The window TGGGTCAatcgtttttaaaaattcagttGTATTTAAAATCTTGACTAAGAAGGTTCAAAACatctttgaataatttataaataataaaaatatcactttcaaatatttaaaaaaaaataaatctagtcatgaagataaataaatttttattattaacaataatttatttaagttttcatttaattagtactaaaaaatttaatgattcatcattaaaattaatggattttaaaaataccttgaggcaggtaaatttaaatacaacaacaacaatcaagCCAACAACAGAAAAAAGAGGAAGATGTTATTGTGGTAATGGTATTTGTACATGttgttcaaaatttttaatggacACATGGAAACAAAGAGCATGTGTTGATGTAACATATGATCCAGATGAATTTAGTTTTACTgcaaaattatcaatgaatgAAAGAGTATTATATACAAGAACAGTATCAGGAAAAAATCCAAGACCAATTTGTGTACCAGTACCAAGAATACCAAGTGTTAGAGCTTGTGTtagattttataatatttattttcaaggtcGTAATGTGCATGCTTGTGTTAGTATGGAAGGAAAGTTTAGTGATACAACGGTATTCAAggtgaatcatcatcatcattatcaagtttttttttttttttaaataaatattagttatttattttttatgattattatattttaggtGGGATTGGATTGTTTGAGATTGGGATCAAATGGAGTTGCTGTTGTTAAACCAGAAGATGGTGGTGGATTAGGacatattgaatattttcctCAGGTACCAGAGGATGAGagtgatgattatgatgatgacgatgatgaagaagatgaagaagaagaagatgatgatgactaTCTTTCATTAtgaagtttatattttatttgataataatattatcaaattaaaaatataatattttgattcaagtttaaaattaaattatgttatcgtactttaattatttaactaacCATTTACGTatgatttatattaaattatttattcgtaTATTTTTAGCTGAGCTAATCATTGGATTTGCTGATAAATATCtttgataaattgtaaaaatgtaaatatagatatcaaaaaaaaaaaaaaaacatgattagTGCTAGTagttattattgtatttaaaaaaatttaaactttcatttttaaaaaatataattattcacattttcaaaatatttttatgatcaattatttcataaaattattattgaaaaaacaggATATAAACTTTCACATGATAACAAATGTTTTGTCACTTGCCGGTGGTAATTATCTCCTGTTTCAAATGTCCAACTgtccatgaaaaaaattcagtaaatTATTCAGTCACATTACAAATTTAAACAGACGAGAGAGCGAGCATTTTTCAggaagtttatttaaataaatttaaatattatttatttgtataatttataaataattgtgtgtaaaaaaatgaagaattttttattcataattttcattttctgtatttttaattattggaatattgaagctaaaaaatatgataacaTTGATAAGCCTTTTGCTATATCAATGGGaccaaaatcatttttaattcgCAAGACAAGTTCAGTTGGTGAGTTGAGATGTTCTTGTCCAAATGTCAATCTTTGTAATTGTTGTCAAATGGTAACACTAATGTATTCTTTGACTCAAAAAAATCGTAagtattaaattgatatttttaaattaaaatatcaataattttaaatgaattgatttattaattttttatttatttagtttgtgctaattttatgtatacacaAAATGGTCTAAATGTTGAGATGTCTTTGAattcatttattgttaaagCTGCAACAATATCAAGTGAGTTgacaaaacaatttaaaaaaaaacttacagtatgataatattttattgttgaatttatttttagcatttagaccaaataaaatatgtagcAAAGTACCTGGTGCATTATTTTCAAGTGTCTGtataaatatacttgaattaaattcatttccaAGATCATTAACAGTATGTCCAAGACTTGATATAACAAGTAAAAGTCAAGAATGGAAATTAACTTATACATGTATAAGTATATCAACagaattatcatcaacaactaAAATTCCAACTGGAATAATGGCAGGAGGAATTATGATAACACCAAATCAGGGTAATTTATTGATACTACCAATTGGTGGTCAACAAATTGGAACAACCATGACAACAATGAAGCCAGTAACAATGTCTGGTGGTCAAATGGGACTAACAACAACACAAAAACCTATGTCAATGATGATGCCAACAGAAAGTCCAAAACCAGGAACAATGCCTGGTGCTCAAATGGGAATGACAACGACACAAAAACCTATGGCTATGCTAACAGGAGGCATGTCACCACCAGGTCAAGGAGCTATGGGAATGACAACGACCCAAAAACCTATGACAATGGCCATGCCAACAGGAGGAATGTCACCACCAGGTCAAGGATCTATGCCTCCAAAAGTTCCAACAATGGGAATGACAACTCTAGCTGTACCAGCAACAAGTAGTCCAGGAATGCCTGCTATACCTGGAGCAATGACAACACCAAAACCTTTGGCAAATCAACAATCACGTGAATCTTTAActtatgaaaattttgaaacaattattttacattcacCTGATTCAAATGatagatcaaaattttttccaagTCGTTTACCACCAGCTTtgcaaaataacaataatttaactgtcattatttaaattatattttttatatttttaaatgcacaATAATTAAGTtactcaatttatattttcataaaattaattttattttttttaaataataatataaatcaaaaattactcAGCAGTCGAAGATACATTGTTTGAGTTTTTTTGCAATTCTGTaacatgaataataaataatataaatcaaaaatataatacaaaaattttattaattattaaatgattatttttttaatattaccttATGTTTCATAGCCATGTGAGCCATTAAATGTGccagaataaatttaattttaatatcatcatcagctatttttaataaaccagttgcaatgaaaattttaccaccctgtttgttgaaaaattattaataaatttcagtaCTATTAAGTTGATTAAAaagacaataatattaatagctttttatttaaaaaaataaagatactTACTGGAACAAAAAAAGCACCACCTTCATCAGACTCAATGATGTGTAATTTccaatcataattttttaatgctgaatgttgtttattttcttcaatcaatttatttaatattttcataactCCACCATAACTTGAATGACTAGCTggtaatatattatcattataacgCTCTAATAcctaaaatgataatttaaatattattttttaaaataattaacagtctaacaattaaacaacttactttttcataaataagTTCACCACCTTTTCCATCAATACGTTTGTCATTGTcccaaataaattgatatgttCCACTAAGTGGATCTCTTTCTAAAcgacaaatataaataagtgCTCCACTAGCTATAATAAGCACTGATAAAcctataatgaaaaattatttttattaaatgtaaacattatattataaaaaaaaaaaaattaaaaattacataccaaatattattttttcttgtgtcgaaaaaaaacttggattTGAGTATTCATTGCCagtatgaattttaaatttatcaatagcagttaattgatttgttttatttattaattgaggatttttaatttttgataaacaattaaagtGGTAATTGTTTTTAGGGGtttgaaaattgttgattattattgatctgtgtattttaaataatgttggtATTCTTCTATTAACAATtgacaaaatattaatcattttttataattgttaattaactaaaaaattataaaactaaatatttacaaaactaTAGACTGTGCAGTTTATAACCTTAAATTTTCAGTCGGTAAAAATTGactttaacaaataaaaagagagagagagaaagagagacaACAAATTGCATTTGTTGTTTTGATCATAAGTGTTGTACTACttgtgttaaataaatataaataaataaataagatgcTAAAACAAGTGTTAACATTAGCAAAACATACAATTgtcaataatacaattaaacaATCTTTATCATgtcaattacaacaacaaaattatttagtaaatgttagaaaattttctctaACCTCTCTTCATCTTAAAGAAGATAAAAGAGCATTAATAAAAGCTCAGCCAAAAAAAGATGATGGAACTGATGGAGAAAGAGTCATTGATATTGACAGCATCTTGACACAGtaagtcattattttttttttataataacaatttaattcaaactgacgaaattattattttttttttagagatgGTATTTTTCCTGATGAGCATACACCAAACAAGCTATTCAATGGTATACCATTCAAAGATATtccaattatcaatattaaatgcaCTAAAAACAACACATTAATGTCTGTTAATCTTGCATcaggtaatttaattatttattctattaatttatttagtaaattttgttgagtaataaattttaatggctgtttttttctttgatataaaTAGGTCTTGCAAAAGTATTTAATAGTTGTGGATGTGAAGGATATAAACATGCAAGAAAAGGAACAAATATTGCTGCACAAGCAACTGCAATTAGTTTGAGTCAcgtaagatatttttttttatttaagcaagctatattttgtttaaattaaatgagtaattttaattatttaaaatagaaagcATTGGATCAAGGATTTAAAACTGTCAGAGTTCGTGTGAGAGGTATTGGTCCTGGTCGTGCTGTAAGTTGATCAATTAAATAGTATAgacattgatttattaaaaaaattgaggatattatttaaaattattatattaattttgtttataggCTGCATTGAAAGGACTTCAAATGGGAGGCATGGATATAATATCAGTTACAGATAGTACTAGAGTTACATGGACACCACTTCGACCAAGAAAAGCAAGAagagtttaaatatttgattagaTGATTTTAAACAATGTAAATAGGTGATTCAATGAAcgatatgaatttattattaaaaaaaaaaaaaaaacatttatttcgTATTATGGATTATCAACTAGTTCAAACTTCCTTCATCATTACATatactaaattaataaataaaaaaaaaaatgagattttaaattgatataacaaataatattatatttaactgataaattacaattattatcgTTTACGTTCATATGGCCATTTATAAATTGGAGCATGTTGTTGACTTCCTTGACGTATTGTTTTTGGTCTGGtgattcttttttctttaatgGCTCGTCTTGCTTCAAGTTTTTCTTGTACAACAGTAAGCGCATTTTCACGATCAATACGTTTACGTAATTCTGTATAGCTCATGTGTTTTTGTTGCTCAAATTTAGCAATAGTTGCTTGACTCAAATCAGGTAATTTCAAGTCTTTGATACGTGATAATCTTGGTCTGTTGGTACgtctatttaataaatctgGATGAGTGTCTAGTTTTGTAGCaagatcaaaatttttttcttctttagcatcatcaacaaaaaatatatgttgatTTTTCGTAACATTTGCTGCATCAAGTAGATGTAATTGACtctgtaatttttcaatttttttagcttctaAATGTCTTTTGTAAGCAACATACTTGAGATCTTGTGTttccattaatttaatttgttctgGTGTgtgttcttcttttttatctttttctctgTGCACACCACCATGATCGATTTTCGAATTAatcatgtgaaaataaaattcatctggatttttattttgtgcaCGTTTACGTAAAAGTTTCAAGGCAGcttgtttttcattataatcatTTGCACGAAGcttgtaatctttttttttttctaaaataccCAAAAAGTTTCTTGCTTCTGGTTGATGTCGTTCTCGATGAGTTTTTTGGCCAGTTTTGGCTGCTTTTTTCCAGCTTGACATTATGTAATTCtacaaattgatattttaaaaaatcattaattaacacaagttattttattaattacacactttattaattgaataacttacttgttatattatttatataaaatatttgttgactTGTTGTTTACGTCAAGTGTAGAATGTAGATACACGCTTTTATAGGAAGGTTAGGTTAttaacaacattaaaaaaaataataataacaatatgatACACAGCGCACTATATACATATCaagaactaaaaaaaaaaatggcatttcctcttgtttaaaattaaattatttgaatcatttCTCGCGgcaacaagtgttttttttccgcaaaaaaaaaaaaattgtagattttacatatacgcgggtgaatatttattttttttttggctaatGGTTCTCAAATCATTCATCCACTTTTTCATTcaacatatttaattattatactactattattatttttaccgaaaaatagttttaaaccCTGGGGATATAAATGAGTCATTCAGAtaacactgtttttttttttttcattttttccaaTGATAACACACCTCCACACTACTCATTAGGTGTGTCCAACTCACATAATATCATTGACATCCATTAACTATACATCGCCACgtgcattaaaaattaataaatatattgtattgtatttttttattctacataTTATTCACGTaagtaaatattatacaaaatattaaattatttaataataaattgtattaattttgtttatatatattacataaaaaaaaattactctttataattattcaggtgaacaattaaatacacaagtaaataaacaatgggatcatcaaaatcaaaattaaaaaaaaaatatattattgatgaaatgaTTAACGTACAGCTTAAATCAAAAACTGAAAATGAtacatttgttgaaaaaaaaatcatcaacaccacgccaattaattattatgatgatctCGAGGAATCAGTAAGAAAAATTCGTCTTATACTTGGTAagtatcaatttaaaaaatatataaaattaataaattaaatattaataattaatttatcaacagatTGTGACGATTGGAGAAATAATAGTGAATTGGCATGGAATGatatcaatgaaattaattttgatgatattcgatatgtttataatttatctcaAGAAGATATTGAATTGATACTTAAAAATTGTggtataaatttgaataaattaatgattgaaGAAAATTGTGATTCAACAATAATGCCAACAATtagtaaatattgtaaaaatttagagcaatttgaatttcatttaaattacataaatgaagatgattttattgatgCATTTACCAGtatgacaaaattaaaaagtctTACTGTTAGAACTGACTCAGTACTTGGTCCAAGAAGAGATGAACCAGTTGACATGACTAAAATATTATCTAGtctttcaaatgaaattaatcaaattttattattgactgATAAAGGCACTCTGTCATCAAGTAGATGTCTTCATTATTTTCCAAAAgtaagtcttgaaaaaaaattattatcatgccaatatttaaataaataatattattaaaaatttataatttttttttatttttaaaattgatattatcaattgattattgaatgtatattaatagctgttaaaattaattttcagtcATTGGAACGATTCAATAATCTTTGTCATTTATCACTTAAAATGTTCAAGCTAGATGACAATGCCATAAAGGAaatatcaaatagaaaaacattAATGGGACTTGAATTTGATTGTTGTACATTTGAAGGAAATATTTCGTTAATATTAAATCTTCCAAAGTTGGAACTATTGACACttgaatcaatgaaaaattttgatgattttataattaacatttcaaatgaatcaaaacatttaaattacttgagcataattaattgtaaaaatgtttCTAATAATGCTcttaaacaattatcaaatttagaTAACTTggaacatttaaatttacaaaatttacagAGTGTTCAAGATGATGTATTTACTGATATTACTGATAAACTCAAAAAACTTgcgtatttaaatatatctcgTTGTCAAAATATATCTGGAAATGTTCTTGTAAAATTaacgaatttaaaaaatttagaatatttagATATTCGtagaattgaaaatataaatgatgatgttattattaatattggaaatagctgtaaaaaattaaaacatttatatattcagtCATGTAAAAATGTAACGAGTGATGctttaaatgaattatcaaaattagaaAATCTTGAAACACTTTacg is drawn from Aphidius gifuensis isolate YNYX2018 linkage group LG3, ASM1490517v1, whole genome shotgun sequence and contains these coding sequences:
- the LOC122851020 gene encoding uncharacterized protein LOC122851020; its protein translation is MDFKNTLRQVNLNTTTTIKPTTEKRGRCYCGNGICTCCSKFLMDTWKQRACVDVTYDPDEFSFTAKLSMNERVLYTRTVSGKNPRPICVPVPRIPSVRACVRFYNIYFQGRNVHACVSMEGKFSDTTVFKVGLDCLRLGSNGVAVVKPEDGGGLGHIEYFPQVPEDESDDYDDDDDEEDEEEEDDDDYLSL
- the LOC122852630 gene encoding 28S ribosomal protein S11, mitochondrial translates to MLKQVLTLAKHTIVNNTIKQSLSCQLQQQNYLVNVRKFSLTSLHLKEDKRALIKAQPKKDDGTDGERVIDIDSILTQDGIFPDEHTPNKLFNGIPFKDIPIINIKCTKNNTLMSVNLASGLAKVFNSCGCEGYKHARKGTNIAAQATAISLSHKALDQGFKTVRVRVRGIGPGRAAALKGLQMGGMDIISVTDSTRVTWTPLRPRKARRV
- the LOC122852629 gene encoding mitochondrial metalloendopeptidase OMA1-like, which produces MINILSIVNRRIPTLFKIHRSIIINNFQTPKNNYHFNCLSKIKNPQLINKTNQLTAIDKFKIHTGNEYSNPSFFSTQEKIIFGLSVLIIASGALIYICRLERDPLSGTYQFIWDNDKRIDGKGGELIYEKVLERYNDNILPASHSSYGGVMKILNKLIEENKQHSALKNYDWKLHIIESDEGGAFFVPGGKIFIATGLLKIADDDIKIKFILAHLMAHMAMKHKNCKKTQTMYLRLLSNF
- the LOC122852628 gene encoding probable U3 small nucleolar RNA-associated protein 11 — translated: MSSWKKAAKTGQKTHRERHQPEARNFLGILEKKKDYKLRANDYNEKQAALKLLRKRAQNKNPDEFYFHMINSKIDHGGVHREKDKKEEHTPEQIKLMETQDLKYVAYKRHLEAKKIEKLQSQLHLLDAANVTKNQHIFFVDDAKEEKNFDLATKLDTHPDLLNRRTNRPRLSRIKDLKLPDLSQATIAKFEQQKHMSYTELRKRIDRENALTVVQEKLEARRAIKEKRITRPKTIRQGSQQHAPIYKWPYERKR
- the LOC122851021 gene encoding F-box/LRR-repeat protein fbxl-1-like, encoding MTKLKSLTVRTDSVLGPRRDEPVDMTKILSSLSNEINQILLLTDKGTLSSSRCLHYFPKSLERFNNLCHLSLKMFKLDDNAIKEISNRKTLMGLEFDCYNLEHLNLQNLQSVQDDVFTDITDKLKKLAYLNISRCQNISGNVLVKLTNLKNLEYLDIRRIENINDDSCKNVTSDALNELSKLENLETLYVVDVDNVGDEMFKDMYKLKILRCNWCPNVTDVGIMRVIENATRLETLMLCRTGITSTTLVCAADVTKKRRNNVCLEIIITSKVLKDYQLLEHDSGPLITMRGRNMCCHDC
- the LOC122852627 gene encoding protein FAM186A-like — protein: MKNFLFIIFIFCIFNYWNIEAKKYDNIDKPFAISMGPKSFLIRKTSSVGELRCSCPNVNLCNCCQMVTLMYSLTQKNLCANFMYTQNGLNVEMSLNSFIVKAATISTFRPNKICSKVPGALFSSVCINILELNSFPRSLTVCPRLDITSKSQEWKLTYTCISISTELSSTTKIPTGIMAGGIMITPNQGNLLILPIGGQQIGTTMTTMKPVTMSGGQMGLTTTQKPMSMMMPTESPKPGTMPGAQMGMTTTQKPMAMLTGGMSPPGQGAMGMTTTQKPMTMAMPTGGMSPPGQGSMPPKVPTMGMTTLAVPATSSPGMPAIPGAMTTPKPLANQQSRESLTYENFETIILHSPDSNDRSKFFPSRLPPALQNNNNLTVII